A segment of the Deltaproteobacteria bacterium genome:
AGGAACAATATGCCTTGCGGACTCTCAAGTCCGGCGGGGCCGGATATCTCACCAAAGACAGTCATCCTGATCAGATTCTATCTGCCATCAACAAGATCCTTTTGGGTGGCAAGTATATCGGAGATAATCTGGCCAGTCAGCTTGCCTTCGAACTGGGAGGGGAAAAATGGAAAACCGCCCCGTATGAAAATCTTTCGGATCGTGAATTTGAGGTCTTGAGATTCATCACGCTCGGCAAGACAGTCAGCGAGATCGCCAATACCCTCCATTTAAGCGTGAAGACGATCAGCACCTACCGAAGTCGTATCCTGGAGAAGACCCGCCTGAAGACGACAGCCGATCTGATCAGATTTGGCATGGAAAATCGTATCGCCTGACGGCGCTGTAAGACAAATACCTACAGAAGAATCAGAGTGTACCGATACCTCCATGATTTTACTTATGGTTCAATGAAAGCAGAAGAGGGGGCCTTTATGCGTGTCTTCATTGCAGACGATTCCTCACTGATGAGGGATCTTTTGAAGAGTATCATTTCGACAATCCCCGGCTGTGACCTCACAGGGGAGGCGAAAGATTCGAAAGAGGCCCTTCAGTGGCTGCTCAAACAAACCTGTGACGTTGCTATTCTGGATATCTGTATGCCGGGTGCCAGCGGGATCCTCGTATTAGAACTGGTCAAGAAATTGCAGCCCGACCTGATCGCGATGATTTTGACAAATTATCCGGAGGCGCCGTTTCGAAAACGCTGCCTTGCTGCCGGGGCCGATTTTTTCTTCGACAAGAGCAAGGATTTTCAAAAAGTCGGGGAGACACTGCAGGCCCTGATTGCCCGTTTCAAACCGGCTCCGGATGCAGAAAAACAAGGGGGGAATTTACAAGCCAATGACAAGACGTAACCTCAGGTTGGCCATCGCCTTTTTGTCGATCACGGGACTCCTTCTGATCCCTTCGCAGAGTCTCCGTAGCCAAAACACCTCTGTCTCCGGAACCAATCTCGAATTTTTCCATCCCTCGATCGACCCCTCCGGTTATTTCGGTGTGAACGGTCCCCGGCTGATGAAGGCAGGTCAGACTTATTTCAGAATCAGTCAAAGCTTCGCCGGCAATCACCTGTTTCTGCTGGGAATCAACAACACGCCTGTTGATCTGGTCGACAAGATTTTTACAACCACGCTGACCGCCTCACTCGGCATCAACGATTCCATGACCTTCAGCATGGAAACCCCGTTTCATCTCTATGCGCGGGAGGCTGATTTCAATACCCTGGCCCCCTTTACCACCCGTTCCGTAGGTGATCTCCGGATGGGGATGAAATTCAATCTCCTCACAGAGACCGAGAAGGCGCCTGGAGTCGCGCTGCTCTTTACAAACAGTTTTCCGACCGGAAATGAATCAAAATTCCTCGGGACAAGCCATATGGTCCCCGGTCTCGAAGGAATCGTCGGCAAAGATCTTGC
Coding sequences within it:
- a CDS encoding response regulator transcription factor, whose amino-acid sequence is MSRIRVLIADDHAVVRQGLRQILHQAPEIGEIYEAETAQATFDFIQNNPLDILILDISLPDGNGLEMLKQIRKWNPKLPVLILSIFPEEQYALRTLKSGGAGYLTKDSHPDQILSAINKILLGGKYIGDNLASQLAFELGGEKWKTAPYENLSDREFEVLRFITLGKTVSEIANTLHLSVKTISTYRSRILEKTRLKTTADLIRFGMENRIA
- a CDS encoding response regulator transcription factor, yielding MRVFIADDSSLMRDLLKSIISTIPGCDLTGEAKDSKEALQWLLKQTCDVAILDICMPGASGILVLELVKKLQPDLIAMILTNYPEAPFRKRCLAAGADFFFDKSKDFQKVGETLQALIARFKPAPDAEKQGGNLQANDKT